A window of the Arachis duranensis cultivar V14167 chromosome 5, aradu.V14167.gnm2.J7QH, whole genome shotgun sequence genome harbors these coding sequences:
- the LOC107490483 gene encoding uncharacterized protein LOC107490483 — protein sequence MDGSIALLKTSPIIVGDQVDEDRVYFHRMFWTFPPCVEAFCHCKPLVSIDGTHLYGKYGGTLLLAIAQDVNSNILPVAFALVEGENAESWSYFLSNLRRHVTPQEGILVISDRHNGIKAALESPDSGWRPPHAYRAFCIRHVAANFALTFKGQDVRRWLVNAAYAKTEAEFDYWFDIMRSENPAMCDWANRMDYEMWTQHKDGGRRYSHMTTNISECVNSVLKGTRNLPVTSLVKSTYLRFAELFVVRGQTVEAQLGSGHR from the coding sequence ATGGACGGTTCCATTGCCCTGCTGAAGACCTCCCCGATTATAGTGGGTGACCAGGTTGATGAAGATAGAGTCTACTTTCATCGCATGTTTTGGACATTCCCTCCATGTGTTGAGGCATTCTGCCACTGTAAGCCACTTGTCAGTATCGATGGGACACACCTCTATGGTAAGTATGGAGGGACCTTGTTGTTGGCGATTGCTCAGGATGTGAATTCGAATATTTTGCCTGTTGCGTTTGCATTAGTGGAGGGGGAAAATGCTGAGTCTTGGTCATATTTTCTGTCCAATCTTAGAAGACATGTTACTCCACAGGAAGGTATTCTCGTCATCTCCGACAGACACAACGGCATCAAGGCTGCGCTGGAGTCACCAGATAGTGGTTGGCGACCTCCGCATGCTTATAGGGCATTTTGCATTCGGCATGTTGCTGCAAATTTTGCCCTTACCTTCAAGGGGCAGGATGTCAGAAGGTGGCTGGTAAACGCCGCTTATGCGAAGACGGAAGCAGAATTTGACTATTGGTTTGATATAATGAGGTCAGAGAACCCAGCCATGTGTGATTGGGCAAACAGGATGGATTATGAGATGTGGACACAGCACAAGGATGGGGGTAGACGATATAGTCACATGACGACCAACATTTCTGAGTGTGTGAACTCTGTTTTGAAGGGCACAAGAAATCTACCAGTCACGTCCTTGGTTAAGTCCACCTATCTTCGCTTTGCTGAGTTGTTCGTTGTCCGGGGTCAGACGGTAGAGGCACAGTTAGGATCCGGTCACAGGTAA
- the LOC107490482 gene encoding uncharacterized protein LOC107490482 encodes MDGEDSFVALVHCSGKIQKSKRHGVKFTDREPVSIFIRSSSTLAEIKLSILQKLGTCGTKQVKKLFYKIPITVVSTSVWFETFVIGSDEDLQVLFHCRRSFPEVRIPEMFAKLEDRVDSSRASAPSPQSTTRGGASTSLPVVAAVVLPPEPERAEVEFEVGPDRVENALCDDDSDEEPLDIGGDSEDDIPIGAAHGGSGSGTQEYPPHLSSLNLEAIGQHQNVEATFDGQGMHDGTGLTEFQIGQSFQSKEEAVLSVKDYSIRRGVEYRVMESDSLKYQGRCKEFGNGCTWLIRIVMRKRKSTWEVRRYNGPHTCMATSISSDHRQLDYHVICARIFPLVRADASVSIKVLQEATEATYGFKPSYRKVWLAKQKAVAQIYGDWEE; translated from the coding sequence ATGGATGGGGAGGATAGTTTTGTGGCTCTGGTCCATTGCTCTGGAAAAATTCAAAAGAGCAAACGCCACGGTGTGAAATTCACAGATAGAGAACCGGTTAGTATTTTTATTCGATCTTCAAGTACATTGGCAGAGATTAAGCTCAGCATACTACAGAAGCTCGGTACCTGTGGTACGAAGCAGGTTAAAAAGTTGTTTTATAAGATTCCCATTACCGTTGTGTCAACCAGTGTGTGGTTTGAGACCTTTGTGATAGGGTCGGATGAAGACCTGCAGGTCTTGTTTCACTGCAGGCGTAGTTTTCCGGAGGTGAGGATACCTGAGATGTTTGCAAAGTTGGAAGATCGTGTGGATAGCTCTAGGGCATCGGCACCGAGTCCTCAGTCGACCACACGGGGCGGTGCATCGACATCACTGCCTGTGGTAGCAGCGGTAGTTCTACCTCCCGAGCCAGAACGTGCTGAGGTTGAGTTTGAGGTTGGACCGGATCGAGTTGAGAATGCGCTTTGTGATGATGATTCCGATGAGGAGCCGCTCGATATTGGTGGGGACAGTGAAGATGATATACCAATAGGTGCAGCCCATGGAGGTTCCGGTTCTGGAACACAAGAGTACCCTCCGCACCTGTCATCTTTGAACTTGGAGGCCATCGGTCAACACCAGAATGTTGAGGCAACATTCGATGGACAGGGTATGCATGATGGGACAGGTTTGACTGAATTTCAGATTGGCCAGTCGTTCCAGAGTAAGGAGGAAGCTGTGCTGAGCGTGAAAGATTACAGCATTCGGCGTGGAGTTGAGTATAGGGTTATGGAGTCAGACAGTCTAAAATACCAAGGGAGATGCAAGGAGTTCGGTAACGGATGCACGTGGTTGATCCGGATAGTCATGCGAAAAAGGAAGAGCACATGGGAAGTTAGGAGGTACAACGGACCACACACGTGTATGGCCACATCGATTTCGAGCGACCACAGGCAGCTTGATTATCATGTGATTTGTGCAAGAATCTTTCCATTGGTTAGAGCTGATGCGTCGGTATCGATTAAGGTGTTGCAAGAGGCAACAGAGGCAACATATGGTTTCAAGCCAAGTTATCGAAAAGTGtggttggcaaagcagaagGCAGTAGCACAGATCTACGGCGATTGGGAGGAGTAA
- the LOC107490605 gene encoding bidirectional sugar transporter SWEET4, whose amino-acid sequence MVSAAVARNVIGIIGNVISFLLFFSPAPTFYTIIKKKSVEEFKPDPYIATVLNCAFWVFYGLPFVHPHSILVLTINSVGLGFEFIYLTIYYIYAPTKGRKKVLLFLFIEAIFFAVVALVTLLALHDINRRSIVVGVLSDIFNVMMYISPLTIMAKVIRTKSVKYMPFWLSLTNFLNGLCWTTYALINPFDLFVLISNGIGAVSGLVQLILYACYCSCKEQKDEEGDDDTKPPSGSGVQLSTPNGKFAV is encoded by the exons atggtgAGCGCCGCAGTAGCTCGTAACGTCATCGGCATTATCG GAAATGTCATCTCGTTCCTCTTGTTCTTCTCACCCGC GCCAACTTTCTATACGATAATAAAGAAGAAGTCGGTGGAGGAATTCAAACCTGATCCATACATAGCAACAGTGCTGAACTGTGCATTTTGGGTGTTCTACGGGCTTCCTTTCGTGCACCCTCACAGCATTCTAGTCCTCACCATCAATAGCGTTGGCCTTGGATTTGAGTTCATCTATCTCACCATATATTACATTTATGCCCCCACCAAAGGACGT AAAAAGgtgcttcttttccttttcatcGAGGCTATTTTCTTTGCTGTGGTTGCACTTGTGACATTGCTGGCACTGCATGATATAAACCGGAGATCAATAGTGGTTGGTGTTTTGTCTGATATATTCAATGTGATGATGTATATCTCTCCTCTTACAATCATG GCAAAGGTTATAAGAACGAAGAGCGTTAAGTATATGCCATTCTGGCTCTCTCTTACCAACTTCCTTAATGGTTTGTGCTGGACAACATATGCTCTCATAAACCCCTTTGATCTCTTTGTCCTG atAAGCAATGGTATTGGAGCAGTTTCTGGACTTGTTCAGCTCATATTATATGCTTGCTATTGCTCCTGCAAGGAACAAAAagatgaagaaggtgatgatgacACAAAGCCACCTTCTGGCTCTGGGGTTCAACTCTCTACTCCTAACGGAAAGTTTGCTGTTTGA